A genomic segment from Hoeflea prorocentri encodes:
- the pseH gene encoding UDP-4-amino-4,6-dideoxy-N-acetyl-beta-L-altrosamine N-acetyltransferase, protein MQSVVLRKIAQCTDEQKSAMRLVRNQPSVRTSMYTDHEITSEEHLAWLERTLNDPNQIFFIVLVHNNVAGAASINAMDRRHKKADWAFYLDENQRGGLGAAIEFALINHVFDDLALEKLNCEVLETNPAVVKMHQKFGFEREGLRRSNVIKNGERIGVHFLGLTRPDWSARRGNVEENHRSVLDRFSVIIEE, encoded by the coding sequence ATGCAATCGGTCGTCTTGCGAAAGATCGCGCAATGTACGGATGAACAAAAAAGCGCCATGCGGCTGGTCAGGAACCAGCCCTCGGTCCGCACATCCATGTATACCGATCACGAGATTACATCAGAGGAGCACCTGGCTTGGCTCGAGCGTACGCTGAACGATCCGAACCAGATCTTCTTCATTGTTCTCGTCCACAACAATGTCGCCGGCGCGGCAAGTATCAATGCCATGGATCGCCGACACAAAAAGGCCGATTGGGCCTTCTATCTGGACGAAAATCAGCGCGGCGGGCTGGGCGCTGCCATCGAATTTGCCCTGATCAACCATGTGTTTGACGATTTGGCGCTTGAGAAACTCAACTGCGAGGTTCTGGAGACCAACCCGGCCGTGGTGAAAATGCACCAAAAGTTCGGCTTCGAGCGGGAAGGACTTCGCCGTTCGAATGTCATCAAGAATGGCGAGCGGATCGGCGTTCATTTTCTGGGCCTGACAAGGCCGGACTGGTCAGCGCGGCGCGGCAATGTTGAGGAAAACCACCGGTCTGTGCTCGATCGTTTTTCCGTGATCATCGAGGAATAA
- the pseI gene encoding pseudaminic acid synthase has protein sequence MTAPIRIDGRTIGADAAPYVVAEMSANHNGRIENAFKIIDLAKEAGADAVKMQTYRPDTITLASDSDEFLIRDGLWAGRSLYDLYEWAHTPWEWHEPLFDHARKRAITLFSSPFDTTAVDLLEDLGAPAYKIASFEAVDLPLIKYAAATGKPMIVSTGMADIEEIEEAIAAARDAGCKELAILHCVSGYPAPPGDYNLKTIPDMIERFGCVTGLSDHTRDNTTAIASIALGAAIIEKHVTLDRNGGGPDDSFSLEADELAALCTDSKTAWSALGGVDYGKQSSEAGNVKFRRSLYFVVALKQGDIISNKHVRSVRPGYGLAPKYLDDIVGRRVTRDITINEPVSWDALEQR, from the coding sequence ATGACCGCACCGATCAGAATAGACGGAAGGACCATAGGCGCGGACGCCGCACCCTATGTCGTTGCCGAGATGTCGGCCAATCACAACGGACGCATCGAGAACGCATTCAAAATCATTGATCTCGCCAAGGAAGCCGGCGCGGACGCCGTCAAAATGCAGACCTATCGCCCGGATACGATCACACTCGCCTCCGACAGCGATGAGTTCCTGATCAGGGACGGGCTTTGGGCAGGACGCAGCCTCTATGATCTCTACGAATGGGCACACACACCATGGGAATGGCATGAACCGCTGTTCGACCATGCCCGCAAACGCGCAATAACCTTGTTCAGTTCGCCCTTCGACACGACTGCTGTCGACCTTCTGGAGGATCTCGGAGCGCCGGCCTACAAGATCGCCTCCTTCGAAGCCGTTGATCTGCCATTGATCAAATATGCCGCCGCGACCGGCAAACCGATGATCGTTTCAACCGGCATGGCCGACATCGAGGAAATCGAGGAGGCCATTGCTGCAGCCCGGGACGCCGGGTGCAAGGAACTTGCCATTCTTCATTGCGTCAGCGGCTATCCAGCGCCGCCCGGCGACTACAATCTGAAAACCATTCCCGACATGATCGAGCGCTTCGGCTGCGTGACGGGGCTGTCCGACCATACCCGGGATAACACAACGGCTATCGCAAGCATCGCGCTCGGTGCCGCGATCATCGAAAAACATGTCACGCTCGACCGTAATGGTGGAGGGCCGGACGACAGTTTTTCACTTGAAGCGGACGAACTGGCGGCCTTGTGCACCGACAGCAAGACGGCATGGTCGGCCCTCGGCGGCGTTGATTACGGAAAACAATCGAGTGAAGCCGGCAATGTGAAATTTCGCCGCTCGCTCTATTTTGTCGTCGCCCTGAAACAAGGGGACATAATCAGCAATAAACATGTCCGCAGCGTCCGTCCGGGCTACGGACTGGCTCCGAAATATCTGGATGATATTGTAGGCAGACGCGTTACACGCGATATCACAATCAACGAGCCGGTGTCCTGGGATGCACTGGAACAACGCTAG